The Effusibacillus pohliae DSM 22757 genome segment CGGCCGACCGCTCCAGCAGTTTCAGCAGTTCTTCATATTCCTGGCGCAAGCGCAAGTATTCATCAGCGATGTTGACCGCCGCCAACACCGCCAGCCGGTTCAGATCCAGGCGGGGGTTGCCGCGAGCGATCTCGCGCATCTTGTCGTCCACCAGGCCGGCTACCAGCCTGATGTGCTCCGTTGAGGCTTTCCCTCGAAGTTGATACTCCTGTCCGTAGATATCCACGCGAATTCGATTGGTTTCCTCTTTCTGCAAGGGACCCGCCCCCTTTTGTTCCCGTCTCTGTTATGTTCGTCTCAGAAAGAGCAAAATCCTGCAAATATCTGGCCCAAAAACATCCCACTGACATGCATCTGCGCCTTGGGATCGAAATTTCTTGCTGCCGGCTACGACCGAAGCTCCGCCTGGAATCCTTTTTCCAGCGCCTCGATCACCCGATTGTGCCTCGCCTGCACTTCTTCGTCGGTGAGCGTGCGGTCTTCCGCCCGGTAGACAAGGGAGAAGGCGACCGATTTTTTGCCTGTCTCCACCTGCTCTCCCTGGTACACGTCGAACAGACGCACCTCTTCCAGCAGTTCGCCGGCCGCTTCCCGGATCGCCAGTTCGAGCGAACCTGCCGGCACATCGAGCGGAACGACGACCGCAATGTCCCGTTCGATCGCCGGGAATCTCGGCAACGCGCGGAATAGGATTTTGTCTTCCGCCGCTTCTTCCAACGCCGCCAGATTCAGCTCGAAGTAGTACGTTTCCTTCAGGTCCCACGCTTCCGTCACCTCAGGATGCAGCGCCCCGAGAAAGCCAAGTGTTACACCTCCCGCTTCCACCGATGCAGTTCGGCCGGGATGCATGCCGGGAACTGCCGCCGGTTGATAGCGAACCTGTTTGATTCCCAGATTCGCCAGCAGTGCTTCGACAATTCCCTTGACCGTGTAAAAATCAACTTTGCGCGGCTTCTCCCCAATCGCCAGACCGCCGAATGCACCGGTGAAAATCGCGGCCACTTTCACATCTTCACTCGGCAGTTCGGTGACTGGCAGATCTTTCGCAAAAAACACTTTGCCGATCTCAAACAGCGCCATATCCAAATTTTTCCTGTTTAGATTGTATTGCACCACTTCCGCCAGACTGGGCAGCAGGGTCGTCCGCAGCACTTTGCGCTCATCCGACATCGGCAGCGCCAGCGGCAGCTGTTGACGGAGTGGCGACGACTCCTCGAGGCCAAGCGGCTCCAGCCAGGTCGGGTTGGTGAAACTGTAGGTCAACACTTCCAACAGGCCCATTCCGGTCAGCAGTTCACGAATCGTCCGGCGGAGCCGCTGCTGTTTCGACAGCCCTCCCTGCGACAGCACGCCTTCCGGCATCGTCGTATCGATTTTATCATATCCGTGCAGCCTTGCGACCTCTTCGATCAGATCGATCTCGCGCGTGATATCGGGCCGGCGGGTCGGCACCGTGACGCGGAATGTGTCAGCGTCGACAGTCACGGTTGCAAAACCGAGCCTTGTCAAAATTGCCCCGATCTGATCCACCGTCAGGTCTGTGCCCAAAATCTGATTGGTACGGCTGACGCGCAATTGAATTTCCAGCTCTTCAGCCGGCTGCTGCACCACCTCGACAGGCGGGCCGGCCAATTCGCCGCCGCTTAACTCCGTGATCAAGCAAGCTGCTCGCTGCAGAGCGGGACGCAGCACGGTCGGATCGATCCCTTTTTCAAACCGCATTTGCGCTTCTGAGCGCAGACCCAATTTTTTGCCCGTTTGCCGCACGGAACCCGCATCAAAAGAGGCCGCTTCCAGAACGATATCGGTGGTGGAGCCGCGCACTTCCGAGTTTTCGCCGCCCATCACCCCGGCGATGCCGATCGCCCGCTTCGCGTCGGCGATCACCAGCATCGAAGAATCGAGCGTCCGCTGCTGGCCGTCCAGCGTGACAATCGTTTCCTGCTCTTCCGCCTGGCGGACGACGATCGTCGATTCGGTGATTTCGGCCAGATCAAACGCGTGCAGCGGCTGACCGTATTCCAACATCACATAGTTGGTCACGTCCACGATGTTATTGATCGGCCGAACGCCTGCTGTCAGCAGCCGCATCTGCAGCCAGAGCGGGGACGGGGCGATTTTGACTCCCCTTACCACTTGCGCCGCATAGCGCGCGCAGTTGGCAGATTCGATGCGCACCCGGACCAGCGGCGGGCCGGCCTGGCTATCACTTGAGGGCGAAACAGCCGGATTGCCAGTCTCCGCGGCCTGTTCCGTCCAGGCAAATTTCGGTTGTTTGCCGAGAATCGCCGCCACTTCGTAGGCGACACCCCGATAATTCAAACAGTCGGCCCGGTTCGGGGTCAGCTCCAGTTCCAATACGACGTCATCCAGCCCGAGGACGCGCAAAATCGACTCCCCGACCGGCGTATCGTCCGGCAGAATGTACAAGCCTTCCGTTTGCTCTTTCGGCAGCAGTCGGATGTCCATTCCCAATTCGCCGGCGGAACAGAGCATCCCCTGCGACTCGACGCCGCGCAGTTTCGCCCGTTTGATTTTGACGCCGCCGGGCAGTTCCGCTCCCACCACGGCACAGGGCACTTTTTGCCCAGGCTTTACGTTCGGCGCTCCGCACACGATCTGCAGCTTCTCGGGGCCTCCCGCATCGACCGTGCAGACTTTCAACCGGTCCGCATTCGGATGCGGTTCCGTCTGCAGCACGTGGCCGACCACAACATTCTCGATCCCCTTGTTCAACTGCTCGATCACTTCCACCGGGATGCCGTGGTTTGTCAACAGATCGGCCAACTTTTCCGGTGTCATGTCCGGTCCCAGATCGATATACTCTTGCAACCAGTTGTATGAAATCTTCATCGACAATCCCTTCCCTTACGAGCGACTCGCAAATTGCTTGAGGAAACGAACATCGTTCACATAAAAATAGCGGATATCGTCGACGCCATACTTGAGCATGGCAATTCGCTCGACCCCCATACCGAACGCGAAGCCCGTGTACGTTTCCGAATCATAGCCAGCCATCTCGAGCACGCGCGGATGCACCATGCCAGCGCCCAAAATCTCAATCCAGCCGGTATGCTTGCAAATCCGGCAGCCATCCCCGCGGCATGCCATGCAGGTGACATCCACTTCGGTGCTCGGCTCGGTGAACGGAAAATAGCTGGGACGCAAGCGAATTTGCTGCTCCGGACCGAACATCTGGCGGGCGAATGTCAGCAAAATCCCTTTCAGATCGCTCATCCGGATCTGGCGATCGACGACCAGCCCTTCCACCTGCGTAAACAGGTGGGAATGGGTTGCGTCATCGTCGTCCCGCCGGTAGACACGGCCGGGACAAATGATGCGAACCGGCACGGTTCCCTTTTTCGCCTCCAGCGTGCGCACCTGCACCGGCGAGGTGTGCGTCCGCATGAGGATTTCTTCCGTCAGATAAAAGGTGTCCTGCATGTCGCGGGCCGGATGATTTTTCGGGATGTTCAGCGCTTCAAAGTTGTAATAATCGGTTTCCACTTCCGGCCCTTCCGCCACTTCGAAACCGAGTCCGATAAAAATGTCCTCAATCTCCCGGATCACTCGGTTCAGCGGGTGCACAACACCGACGGGAACCATCCGCCCGGGAAGCGTGACATCGATCGCTTCCGCTTTCAGTTTTTCTTCCAGCGCTTTCCGCTTCAATTCCGCTTCTTTCTGCTCATAGGCATGTTCCAAAGCGGAACGGACGTCGTTTACCAACTGTCCGACCAGCGGGCGCTTCTCCGGAGACAATTGCCCCATCCCTCGCAGAATCGAGGTGAGCTCCCCTTTTTTGCCCAAATACTGCACTTTCCACTCTGTCAGTTCGTTTTGCGCTTCGCATTTCGCCAACTCGTCCATCGCCTGCTCGCGCAACTTCTGCAGCTGCTCCTTCATGTGGATCCTCCTACTCACAAAGTAAAAAGCCTTTCATCCGGCAAGGGACGAAAGGCTGTTCGATTCCGCGGTACCACCCTTATTAAGCAGACGGTCGTCTGCTTCTCTCATTTGCGATAACGGGAACATCCCGGCCCACCCTACTGCAGATCACCGATTTTTATCGAAAAATCGGATCTGGTTCAGGCGGCAGCTTCGGAGTGAACTTCCGGCCCAGTTATCCCTGGAGATGCTCGCAGTCTGTGGCATCTCCTCCCTGTAAGGGCATACGCTGTCCGTACTCTCTCCTGCATTGCTGTTCGCGTTTGGAATTTTGCTTTTAAGTATAGTACAGCCGCATGCGGAACGCAAGGAGTTCCTGGTTTCGCCGTTCCCTGCTTCGCGTGTTTATTTTGTCCCGTGCAGCGATTGGACCGCCTGCTCGATTTGCCGCAGCGCTTGCTCCACAAGGGCGCGCGGGCACGCGATATTCATCCGCATAAACCCTTCGCCGCCTTGGCCAAACATATGGCCGCCATTCATTGCCACCTTCGCCCGGTCAAGCATAAACCGGTCCAGCTCTCCGGCGGAAAGCCCCAATTCCCGGCAATCCAGCCAGACCAGGTAGGTGCCTTCCGGCTCGATCACTTTGATTTGCGGAATCCGTTCTTGACAGTAACGGCTGACCAAATCCACGTTTCCTTGCAGATACTCGATCAACTGCTCCAACCATTCTTCGCCGTGGCGATAGGCGCTCTCCAGGGCGACGACCCCAAACGTGTTGGGCGAACCGATGGCCAACCGGCCGATCTCCCGCTGAAACGCACGGCGAAGCTGGCTGTTCGGAATAATGACGCTGGCGGTTTGCAGCCCCAACAGGTTGAACGTTTTGCTGGGCGAAATGCAGGTGATCGAGCGGTCGGCAAACTCTTGCGAGATGGAAGCAAAAGGGATATGCCTGTTTGGCCTGTACACGAGGTCAAAATGAATTTCGTCCGAAATGACGAGAATGTTGTGCTGCCCGCAGATTTCCCCCAACCGCGCAAGCTCTTCCCAGCTCCAGACCCTCCCCACCGGATTGTGCGGACTGCAAAGAATCAGCATTTTGACGGCCGGGTCGATTTTCGCTTCGAGATCGTCAAAATCCATCGTATAGCGCCCGTTTTCCCATTTCAGCGGATTGTTGACGATTTCCCGCTGCTGCCCCCGGATGATGCGGAAAAACGCATGGTAGACGGGCGGCTGGATGATGATTTTATCGCCCGGTTGTGTAAACGCTCCGATCAGCACGGAAAGAGCCGGCACTACACCGGGACCATGTGCGATCCATTCTTTCTCGATGTGCCAATCATGCCTTCTTTTCAGCCACTCGACAATCGAGTCATAATACGAATCGGGTCTCATCGTGTAACCGAAGACGCCGTGTGCCACCCGCCGCTGCAACGCTTCCATGATAGGCGCGGGAGACATAAAATCCATGTCCGCCACCCACATCGGAATTGCGTTCTTCACGCCAAAGCGCGCTTCCAAACCGTCCCATTTTTCACT includes the following:
- the zapA gene encoding cell division protein ZapA, whose translation is MQKEETNRIRVDIYGQEYQLRGKASTEHIRLVAGLVDDKMREIARGNPRLDLNRLAVLAAVNIADEYLRLRQEYEELLKLLERSAERPPGRPDRDDH
- the pheT gene encoding phenylalanine--tRNA ligase subunit beta — protein: MKISYNWLQEYIDLGPDMTPEKLADLLTNHGIPVEVIEQLNKGIENVVVGHVLQTEPHPNADRLKVCTVDAGGPEKLQIVCGAPNVKPGQKVPCAVVGAELPGGVKIKRAKLRGVESQGMLCSAGELGMDIRLLPKEQTEGLYILPDDTPVGESILRVLGLDDVVLELELTPNRADCLNYRGVAYEVAAILGKQPKFAWTEQAAETGNPAVSPSSDSQAGPPLVRVRIESANCARYAAQVVRGVKIAPSPLWLQMRLLTAGVRPINNIVDVTNYVMLEYGQPLHAFDLAEITESTIVVRQAEEQETIVTLDGQQRTLDSSMLVIADAKRAIGIAGVMGGENSEVRGSTTDIVLEAASFDAGSVRQTGKKLGLRSEAQMRFEKGIDPTVLRPALQRAACLITELSGGELAGPPVEVVQQPAEELEIQLRVSRTNQILGTDLTVDQIGAILTRLGFATVTVDADTFRVTVPTRRPDITREIDLIEEVARLHGYDKIDTTMPEGVLSQGGLSKQQRLRRTIRELLTGMGLLEVLTYSFTNPTWLEPLGLEESSPLRQQLPLALPMSDERKVLRTTLLPSLAEVVQYNLNRKNLDMALFEIGKVFFAKDLPVTELPSEDVKVAAIFTGAFGGLAIGEKPRKVDFYTVKGIVEALLANLGIKQVRYQPAAVPGMHPGRTASVEAGGVTLGFLGALHPEVTEAWDLKETYYFELNLAALEEAAEDKILFRALPRFPAIERDIAVVVPLDVPAGSLELAIREAAGELLEEVRLFDVYQGEQVETGKKSVAFSLVYRAEDRTLTDEEVQARHNRVIEALEKGFQAELRS
- the pheS gene encoding phenylalanine--tRNA ligase subunit alpha — protein: MKEQLQKLREQAMDELAKCEAQNELTEWKVQYLGKKGELTSILRGMGQLSPEKRPLVGQLVNDVRSALEHAYEQKEAELKRKALEEKLKAEAIDVTLPGRMVPVGVVHPLNRVIREIEDIFIGLGFEVAEGPEVETDYYNFEALNIPKNHPARDMQDTFYLTEEILMRTHTSPVQVRTLEAKKGTVPVRIICPGRVYRRDDDDATHSHLFTQVEGLVVDRQIRMSDLKGILLTFARQMFGPEQQIRLRPSYFPFTEPSTEVDVTCMACRGDGCRICKHTGWIEILGAGMVHPRVLEMAGYDSETYTGFAFGMGVERIAMLKYGVDDIRYFYVNDVRFLKQFASRS
- a CDS encoding MalY/PatB family protein — protein: MRYDFDREINRLNTASEKWDGLEARFGVKNAIPMWVADMDFMSPAPIMEALQRRVAHGVFGYTMRPDSYYDSIVEWLKRRHDWHIEKEWIAHGPGVVPALSVLIGAFTQPGDKIIIQPPVYHAFFRIIRGQQREIVNNPLKWENGRYTMDFDDLEAKIDPAVKMLILCSPHNPVGRVWSWEELARLGEICGQHNILVISDEIHFDLVYRPNRHIPFASISQEFADRSITCISPSKTFNLLGLQTASVIIPNSQLRRAFQREIGRLAIGSPNTFGVVALESAYRHGEEWLEQLIEYLQGNVDLVSRYCQERIPQIKVIEPEGTYLVWLDCRELGLSAGELDRFMLDRAKVAMNGGHMFGQGGEGFMRMNIACPRALVEQALRQIEQAVQSLHGTK